In Solanum pennellii chromosome 3, SPENNV200, a single window of DNA contains:
- the LOC107012518 gene encoding UPF0235 protein At5g63440 isoform X2, producing the protein MPKRTTHTYSSEDAVTDGPNSDLFVYYCKHCSSHVLISDNQLQKMPKRKTDKAYVLDKKKYLARLSVDDAGKVLLKRGEGKMEKQFRMSCKGCGLFVCYRAEEDLETASFIYVVDGALSTIAAETNPQDAPVPPCISQLEGGLVQVAIEVEDRAQRSAITRVNADDVRVTVTAPAARGEANNELLEFMGRVLGLKLSQMTLQRGWNSKSKLLVVEDLTARQVYEKLLEAAQP; encoded by the exons ATGCCGAAGAGGACAACGCACACATACTCTAGCGAAGACGCAGTTACTGACGGTCCCAACTCCGATCTCTTCGTGTATTACTGCAAGCACTGCAGCTCTCATGTCCTCATCTCCG ATAATCAATTGCAGAAAATGCCAAAAAGGAAAACCGACAAGGCATATGTATTGGATAAAAAAAAGTATCTCGCAAGACTGAGTGTAGATGATGCGGGGAAAGTTCTTCTAAAGCG TGGTGAAGGGAAAATGGAGAAACAGTTTCGGATGTCCTGTAAGGGATGTGGCCTGTTTGTCTGCTATCGGGCAGAAGAAGATCTGGAGACTGCCTCTTTCATATATGTAGTTGATGGGGCACTTAGCACTATTGCGGCTGAGACAAATCCACAG GATGCTCCTGTACCACCATGTATATCACAGTTAGAAGGTGGCCTTGTGCAAGTGGCGATAGAAGTCGAGGACCGTGCCCAACGGTCAGCAATTACAA GAGTGAATGCAGATGATGTTCGGGTCACTGTAACCGCACCTGCAGCTCGTGGGGAAGCTAATAATGAACTTCTGGAATTCATGGGCCGA GTACTGGGTCTGAAATTATCTCAGATGACTCTCCAAAGAGGATGGAATAGCAAATCAAAGCTTCTTGTA GTGGAGGATTTGACAGCTAGACAAGTATACGAAAAACTCTTGGAGGCTGCCCAACCTTGA
- the LOC107012518 gene encoding UPF0235 protein At5g63440 isoform X1, protein MPKRTTHTYSSEDAVTDGPNSDLFVYYCKHCSSHVLISGKGKVCVHPTLLRPHLWPVGLHWKMPKRKTDKAYVLDKKKYLARLSVDDAGKVLLKRGEGKMEKQFRMSCKGCGLFVCYRAEEDLETASFIYVVDGALSTIAAETNPQDAPVPPCISQLEGGLVQVAIEVEDRAQRSAITRVNADDVRVTVTAPAARGEANNELLEFMGRVLGLKLSQMTLQRGWNSKSKLLVVEDLTARQVYEKLLEAAQP, encoded by the exons ATGCCGAAGAGGACAACGCACACATACTCTAGCGAAGACGCAGTTACTGACGGTCCCAACTCCGATCTCTTCGTGTATTACTGCAAGCACTGCAGCTCTCATGTCCTCATCTCCG GCAAGGGTAAGGTCTGTGTACATCCTACCCTGctcagaccccacttgtggccCGTcggattacactgg AAAATGCCAAAAAGGAAAACCGACAAGGCATATGTATTGGATAAAAAAAAGTATCTCGCAAGACTGAGTGTAGATGATGCGGGGAAAGTTCTTCTAAAGCG TGGTGAAGGGAAAATGGAGAAACAGTTTCGGATGTCCTGTAAGGGATGTGGCCTGTTTGTCTGCTATCGGGCAGAAGAAGATCTGGAGACTGCCTCTTTCATATATGTAGTTGATGGGGCACTTAGCACTATTGCGGCTGAGACAAATCCACAG GATGCTCCTGTACCACCATGTATATCACAGTTAGAAGGTGGCCTTGTGCAAGTGGCGATAGAAGTCGAGGACCGTGCCCAACGGTCAGCAATTACAA GAGTGAATGCAGATGATGTTCGGGTCACTGTAACCGCACCTGCAGCTCGTGGGGAAGCTAATAATGAACTTCTGGAATTCATGGGCCGA GTACTGGGTCTGAAATTATCTCAGATGACTCTCCAAAGAGGATGGAATAGCAAATCAAAGCTTCTTGTA GTGGAGGATTTGACAGCTAGACAAGTATACGAAAAACTCTTGGAGGCTGCCCAACCTTGA